The Triticum aestivum cultivar Chinese Spring chromosome 6D, IWGSC CS RefSeq v2.1, whole genome shotgun sequence genomic sequence TTGCCATTTTGTTTCCCTTTTGTGTATTTATCTTATTGCACCTGTACATTTTACGTGCTTTATGTCTTCCCACTGAATTAGCATACTGTAGTCGTATTCTCATTTCTTGTAGACATTCTAGAGTTTACTCAGAACTTGGTGTCTTTCGCTTTTCCTTGTTAATTCCTCTCATCCCCTTTTTTTGTTAGCAGATACAAAATAAGGTCATGAGGGGGTCATTGAATGATTCCACAGGCAATCAAGAACCTACTGCATCGTTGCTACCGCCGTGTGCTCCTAAAACTATCATCCTGGGGTTCAGTAAGGGCGGAGTTGTCGTCAACCAGCTTGTGGCAGAACTTTCTTACTGGGCCTCAAAATCAGCAAAAGGTTCAGTTGATGTTTCACGGCAAAACTCAGCCCTCTTGACCCCTGATCTACTTGTTCCTGCTACAGCTAGTGATATTTTATCAAGTATTTCCGAGTTCCATTATTTGGATGTGGGCCTCAGTTGTCCTGGAGCATACACTACTGATCATGCGGTGATCAAGGGGATAGCCAGCTATGTCTCTCAGACTACTGATAGTCTCTGTTTTGTCCTTCATGGGACTCCGCGGCAGTGGTCTGATCCGAACCGCCCATGGATCCTGGCCGAGAAAAACACGATGCTGCGGTTGCTTCAGGACGAGGCCAACAAATGTGAAGGGAGACTGACGCTATCTGAAAAGAGGTATTTTGGTGGTAGACCACGCAGTCTGCTGATGCATTTTGAGATTTTGGAAGCAATGGACATCTCCTGATATTCAGCCTGTGCAGCTTGTAGCCTTCTAGTCTCTGTACAGCTTGTGCAGAGAATAACGGAATGTGAATATTTCTCGAGGGTTTTAGATTGTTTTTTGTCTTTTCGGCTCGGCGGTAGTTTCATTCCCTCAGGGAGTATATGAGGAGTCTTTTCTGAACTGAAAATCCAACACAAATCAGTTACAGCTGAAATGATTAACGAAATATATATGAGATGTAGTTTCTTTGCCCGGATTTCCTTGCGTAGCATTCGGGGCATATGTCTTCTTTTCCCtattaagcttcatgcactagccagcGGTAGCGCaatcaaaagtccgaactgatgaaaAGGACTAGGTAATCCGAATACACACTTGAACACATTTTCCCCTTCTTGTTTCACTGTTTGTAACATTATGCCAGTTCCAAAAAAAAGCTCAAGTTGGCCACTGCAAATTGCTGACAAGTTCGGGTCACGGGCTACTTGCAGCTGCAGGCTAACGAAGCGACTGTTTTTCTGACGCACATCCTCGTCTGTTATGAGCTTTTAGGTGAAAAATTTGTCAGTTACTTCCTCGATTTAGTGAGACCAAGTCTACTTATTAATATTCATCAAGCTGATCCGTACGCGGCATCTGCTAGCTCCAGTTTAGATGTCAAACAGACTTAGCCGAGTCTGTAATAATTGGGCCATGCTGCATATTCAGTTATTGAACACGTCGTACTAATTGAGTACCTGACCGAATTCCACGCAATCACGACCTCTCAGTTCCACATGATCCATGAAAGTAAGCAACATTGCGGATAAGATAATGGCGCCAGGCCGGTAGTGGTTAACTGGTCAGTACAAATGTAGCATACTAAAATGCATGGTGATTCCAGCTACACTCGAAACTGTTTTGTCTCACTCTGGAGGCAACACCTGAAGCAGTCAAAACAGAGAGGAGTCTCCCCAAGACCCACAGACAAGTTGCCAAATAAAGTTAGGTCACGCCATTTTCAGCTGGACTGATGAGGTTCGCGTGCTCGTGATCTCCCTTGTCCCGTATCGCGTTCTTAATAATACGGCGATGTCCAAATCTCGGGATTCAGTTCCAGCTAAACAATCACCGGGAATTCTCGCTGATCCGCGTTGTCCGTCGCTGCGGGACAAACCTCGCACGAACGGATCAACCGCATGCGGCCACCGATGCCAGTCCAAGAATGCGCTTTTTTGGGTATGGCCGTGCTTCTTTCGTAATCACCTCTAGAAGCGGTCAACCGAAGGTCAGAGTCATGGCCGGCCCTAGAGTTATGAAGACCTAGTGCAAATGAGGTATTAGAGGGTAACATAAGGGGCCGTTTGGATTGGAACTATGTTTGCCTTGTATTACCACATTACACATCTGTCATACTTGCCtaagttgagttgctcaaattgttgcCTTATATTGCCACATTACATGCTTGCCatacttgcctaacttgagttgttCAAATTGTTaaccacactttggcttgcctaagaaAATATTGCCatactttttgtgtctatgacatgtggggttcactgctcataaaaacATTCTtaccttaggtgtggctagaatcAAACACCCatcaaacttggtcaaacttgcctaatgtgaggtgtggcaatatgtggctataaaccaaacagcccctaaataCTTTCACCGGTATATATTGCATATCATGAAAACTATTATAAAACATATAAAAATCAAAACTATAATTCATTAGCAAATATAGTCTTGCTACAGCATGTATATGTGATTACATGATATAAGTAATAATTATAAGATACATGTACTTAACCATAGGTAACTTATCGAATNNNNNNNNNNNNNNNNNNNNNNNNNNNNNNNNNNNNNNNNNNNNNNNNNNNNNNNNNNNNNNNNNNNNNNNNNNNNNNNNNNNNNNNNNNNNNNNNNNNNNNNNNNNNNNNNNNNNNNNNNNNNNNNNNNNNNNNNNNNNNNNNNNNNNNNNNNNNNNNNNNNNNNNNNNNNNNNNNNNNNNNNNNNNNNNNNNNNNNNNNNNNNNNNNNNNNNNNNNNNNNNNNNNNNNNNNNNNNNNNNNNNNNNNNNNNNNNNNNNNNNNNNNNNNNNNNNNNNNNNNNNNNNNNNNNNNNNNNNNNNNNNNNNNGCCTATAGCATGTTTAGCAAGGCTATGTGCCTCAATATTAGTTTCTCTTCCTTCGAAGATGAAGGAACGGCAAGAGAACTGCCGAGATGTAAGATTGATCTCCTTAATAATGCTAGAGTGTAGCCCACCCATATTTTCATGGATATCTTTGATCACACCTTGACAGTCTGAAACTATCTGTATGTCTGCAAGAGATAAGTCAAGAGCAAGTGAGAGAGCTTCTTGACAAGCTAAAGCCCCCAATGATCTTGGGCCAGTTACAGTTTAACATTTTATCGCCGAAGAGCCTAGATATTTTCTAATGGAATCCCTGCAAACTGCGATGTAAGTCCTTTCCATTGCGTCGCGTGGCACGTCACCATCAACACAAATTTTTGCAATTCCTGCAGGCGGCGGGATCCATTTGCGATGTTGTTTCGGAGGTATTCGAACAGCTGCATGTTGCTTCAAGGGTTTGCAAATCAGAAGCTCCCTTAGATAATTCTTGACAAATTGATTAGTAGCTAACGGCCCCTGAAATACATGCTCATGGATAGCCTTTCTCCAAGCATTGCAAAATCGCTCATAGTGTTACAAGTATCTTGATGAAAATCCTCATGTGGTATAGAGTCCATCGATGAGAAAATGAAGCGTTTTGCATCTGGTTCTTTACACTGCATCATAACTTTCACCGGATCTTCATCCTCTAATGCCCAAACACAACGTGCCATGTTACAACACTCCATCAAAGAAGGCCACCATGAATCTTCAGAGCCACAAAATCCACACTCTGATTGTACTGCCATCTTCCGGTGTTTGAGCAAGTCTGAAGTTGGCAAGGACGGTTGCGCTAGCCTCcacatatttattttttattttttatggaaCATCAATCTTCCACATTTTCGTCCATGCTTTTATCTCTCTCAGAATTTGAGTTGTCAGCACGACCTTCCAACCATGCGTCTCGACAAAGTTTAGTTGATACCAGCATGCGGTATACCGGGCGTTCGGAAAAAGCACCATTTCGCTCATGTACTCATGACCAAAAATCATCAAGCTGTTCGTGTGCAAAGCGGGATGGACAAAACTGCTTGAGCGTATGTAGGCAGGAAAACCTGGGAGATCCTCGCCCGATCCCACTCCTCGACGGCAGAATAAGCTCATTGGCCAACTTAGGCGGATCAAGTACCAGCGATGTTTTTTTTAGAAGAACCAGCTATGTTATTTAAGTATGTATATATAGGGGGCCCTTATTTGAGATGGGCCTCAGGCCGCCGCACCTTTTGCCATGGCCTAGGGCCCgtcagatagagagagagagaataatTTTGCCGCTGCACCTGGCCAAACCTCGGGctgggccgggcctagccaagcccgaggcAAAAAAACAGGCCCGGCCATTGGGCCTGGTttttaggcccgagcccggcccgaacacgtaaaagcccgGCGGGCCTTGGGCCGGGCCTCTTCAGGAAATCACAAAAACGACGGGCCTGGCCCGGCCATCGGGCTAAAAAtctaggcccaagcccggcccgggagcagtgtcgggccgggccgggtcgggcttcccatggccaggactaaATTGCGGGTTTGTTCGCTCCCATCGCGCAGCAAGAGACCTTGCCTGGCAATTGCACCGCGGCAAAGGCGTCGGCCGATGGAGGTCAGGTGTCTGGGTTCGCAAAGCTACTCATAAACACGTATGTGCATCGGTAGCTCCAGAGTCCGGAGAACGCGGATTGCTGGCATCGATCTCAGCTCCGAGGTAGACACGACGACTTTGGGCATAAGCGATGTTACAGATTCGTCTGTCCATGCGTTCAAAGCAATGCCGCTGTTTTCTAATCTAATGTTTTCATAATAGATAAACATAAAACCTAACAGCGTGACAAGTACTCCCTTCTTTCCTGCAACACCGATAGATCCTTCTCCTCAACAGGGATTGGTAGCAGCTCGTTACAACCCAGGCGGCGGTGTGACAGGGTGACGTGGATGCTGAGACATTCTCGAAGACAAAATGTGGGTGCGGTGCTGAGGTGACTTGGCAGGTTTTACGACGATGGCGAGCGTATGTATGTGTCGATCGACTTGTGTTTTTACCCTGCAAGTTCCGATCATGTATCCCTGTCTCTGCCTGTCTATTCACTTCGTTCGAACCTAGGGCATGTAACCACTTATCAGTTATCATCACCAGTTCCATGATAGCTCAGCCTTGTATAGGGACTGTGCCGTCGTAAAAATAATATGGTCACTGGAGGACCACGGCTAAGGCCAGGCGGCGATCTTTTACTATATATGATGATTAGTTAAAAGCAGAGAGCACTGCCGGTAAGCAAGCGAACGCGTGGGTGCCTGAACGGTGATCTGGTCTGAACGTGGATGCCTGAACGGCGGTCTGATCCGAGAGTGCCGCAGTGATCTACTAGCTGCACTGCGCTGCCTGAGAttggcatgcatgcatgaccacgATGACTCAAGAAACGGAGACATCTATGCAGCGGATAAGTTTGGAGTGTAGTCGCACGAACGAAACCGCGTGGCCCGATCGACCCCGGCGGAAGAGCTGGATGCATGAGAGGACGTGGAGTGGTGTGGTGTAGTGGTTGGGTCCAATCCAAAGGGTGACATCGCAAAGAGGGGACCTGGCACTCTGTGCCGTGCCGCGCGTGTCTGGACGCTCGGCCGGccggcacgcacgcacgcacggctTGATCCACATCACGGGTCGAGTCGACCCAGCAAGATCGAGCGAGGCTTACGCACAAAGCGTCCAAAGGAGGGGTTCCGGATTTCGTCGTGGCCGCGGGACGGGGTCCAAAACGCGAGAAAATCCGGTGGCTCGCCGCGCCGCTCGGGGCGCGGCCTGCGCTAAATTGGCGTCGTCTGTCTGGGGCCGGGGGTCAACCCGAACCGCAAATGGGGTTCGGTTCTTCTTGGTGCCTAGTCCACCCGTTTGGCCTGGTCTGCCTGCTTCCTACCGCCCAAACAGTCCGGGTTCTATTctaaaaaaaacaaaatccgggTTCTGAACCCGGGCCTAGAAGGTGGCAAAGAACAGCTTCGTGCTGCCACCTCGTCGTCCCATTCAGGCTTCCCGCCTTTCTTCCGAAAATCTCTACACACATCACTTCAGGAAATTACCACTGAAACAATCGTAAGATGCAAAGGTCCACAACTCCACATGTTTCGGAAAAGGAAAATTCAACATGCCCAATAATTGCCCGTGAACAACAACTCCATCAAATGTCCTGACAAGACCCCTACCGCCAGATAGAAACTGTTGGCAGCATACCGGcagtgtgcatgcatgtgtacaaGCTCAGGTTCAAACCCAAACAACCACCCTGTGGGCCGTGGGAACTGGGAAACGAGAAGAACACGGACGGGCACGTGTCGACCAGTTTGTGTGAGTAGGTAACTCGATGTCTGATCGGCCGTGTCGCCGTCTGGCGCCACGTACGTACGGACCAAACAGTCCGGCACCGTCTCATTTAATCCTCCAGCTGCACCTGCACTCGTCGCCGTCAATCTGTGTTGTGTTGATCTCGCGTCGAGGGAGAAAGGTGATGCCATGATCCAGCGGCTCGTGTAGTGGTGCATGTGCACGAGTTATGATTGGCACCACAACGAGTTTTACGAGCCGGATGCAACCCCGGGTTGGTGAAGAGCAGCTAGACCAAGTCCTCTGTGCGCCGCGTTAGTTAATCGAGCCATTCATTTTGGCGGCACCTGTCTATGTGAACGTTTGTCCTTGATTTTCCATCAACACGCACACAACAGCGAGTTAAAAGCGCGGTAACAGCGAATGTATGTATGGTGTGCAACACGTACGGAGATTGTACTATGGCCgacctctcccacacccaagttgCGAGACTGATTAAGATCCTGACTCGAGGCCGGCACGGGTATCCATCGACTAGCTCTAGACTACGTAGATTATAACCGGAGTAGCGGACCGAGTCCATTGCTGCTTATCATCTGCACATGGCTCATAGTTGCTTCGGGTCCCGCTCGCCACCTTTCCTTTCCTAAACCGACCGATACGTATCATCCTATGTCGCAGCGCGTATGCAAAACCAGTGAAGTACtatctccgtcctggtttattgatgCCCTTGGTAATTTGTATCAAAGTTTGATTAtagatttaattaataaaatattaatgcatgtcacaaaaattgtaTCGTTGAAATCGTATTTAAACTTAGCTTCTAATGGTACAATTTTTGATGACATACACTGACATTCGGTAGTAGTTCGCAATCGCACATGCAATAATTTGCAAAGATCAATGGGTAAAAGCTAAAATGCGGTAGTCCGGTTCGTTTTGTTTTTTAAGAGAGTGGCTAGTGAAACTAACACCGGTTTAAAACTGCAACAGTTATTCTATTTACTATCTCTGGTTTATAATAAGTATCGTAGTTTTAAACTAATCATGTTCAAACTGTGGTATGTACTTTGGATCGGAGGAAGTAGCAACTAGTGGGTGGTGCACGGTGCATGGTATTTTCGCGCCCTCCTGATCAATACATTGGATATATTTGTTAATTACACTGGAATGtaccccacccccctcccccaaaGAGAAAAAAAGTACTACATCAATCCCAAAACAATAATTTTCTTTTGTTCCTCCATACTTTCATTTTTTTATTGCTTGTCATTTTCTTCCTTTTGTTAACATAGTGTCTTTAGTGAGGTCAATTTCCATGGTACTTTTCTTACCAACACACTTCATTTTTCTTGGACTTTTCATATTTTCCCTTTAGACCTTGTTGATTATGTTTTTCTTCTTTCGTTGTTTTCCTAGCATAACACTCCACTCAAGACAACTTACCGCAGAGCTTGCCCAGGGTCATGACGCCTATGGCATTGAATGTAGAACTATTTAAAATAAATGAAATCATTCACCGAAAACATTAAAAATATAATCCAGTTTTCAAATACCTCAACATGAGAAATATATCAGAAAAAGGGAACCACATGTCCACCAGGTTACTTGAAAAAAAAATGTCGAGTCGATTACATATGAGACTCCAATGGCAACCCTGCACCTCCCACCTAGCATTATTCATCTTCTTCCATGGCCATCTTCTACTCCACTGACCCCCTTCTTCCTCCGCCTCCACCCTGCTTCACCTCTGGCAACCTCTTGTCCGAGACTCGCCGACAGGCACGCCTCGCTGCCGTTCGCCGAGGTTTCCTCGTCCCAAGCTAAGGCCCCCACCTGTCCAACCCTCGGACTCGCCTCCCTTTGCGTTGTCTTGGGCAGGCATGTCGTTGTCGGCTCCCACTCTCTCGTCCGAGTCCTCTCCGACTTCTCCATACCATGTTGATGCTCGCCGCGGCGCCCT encodes the following:
- the LOC123144988 gene encoding uncharacterized protein, whose protein sequence is MGRWTGVVHVPLSQGGPLFRVAASLILTPSKALAVPRANAILFTGDRVPGTGEPAIERLSDAAYLAKVLAGKLAGEANAWVVDAACFAGPFAVYRELVPAVDTVGDPERYDPTGLPAAAGVASILAHCIREIQNKVMRGSLNDSTGNQEPTASLLPPCAPKTIILGFSKGGVVVNQLVAELSYWASKSAKGSVDVSRQNSALLTPDLLVPATASDILSSISEFHYLDVGLSCPGAYTTDHAVIKGIASYVSQTTDSLCFVLHGTPRQWSDPNRPWILAEKNTMLRLLQDEANKCEGRLTLSEKRYFGGRPRSLLMHFEILEAMDIS